A region of Toxorhynchites rutilus septentrionalis strain SRP chromosome 1, ASM2978413v1, whole genome shotgun sequence DNA encodes the following proteins:
- the LOC129762606 gene encoding rac GTPase-activating protein 1-like, with amino-acid sequence MKVPNNIRAEAQHAIASDPDRGGRAEIEFWKFLQIQDECRCQWLKAIQEAQRLQRELDSATRGMSKLEMNLFRVRQLHEKESKARKHAEYKRKSMEKKLAALCACVKQDPNINGDIVEQLASMSIIPSQRSSAHSQQDINDLNSTRSFLSDFLLTQSEDEFSVKMNRLSAAISAATGMNGDSNNDSDRGSVVTVVNLGNMRNSGSSSGSTSDLQNNEQILAKSNTHKFVSPQRTPKVMFAPVSVHKREVFSSDSDSREDESPESSRERINRRLPKRRLINLFTQAQTDSNSESATISPVLERKHNFMRKTFFRPNTCANCHERFRFNIHGMRCRDCKAVVHAGCAEQLSTLCVPYNRAYQLGELSHYTPTIAPMIPPLIVHCVNEIEMRGLNEVGIYRVPGSDLGIRMLKEQFLFGETLPDLSTVDINVLCGCVKDFLRSLSDPLIPLVVLRDFSNAVQTMPISMKRRALSSAIERLPQPNRDTLAFLMLHLQRIIGCKEIKMTRENLARVFAPTIVGYSSEKLDGHAIFAETLIQFNILDNLLKFPCDYWMQYMNIELEIER; translated from the exons ATGAAAGTGCCGAACAACATCCGGGCGGAAGCCCAACACGCGATCGCCTCCGACCCAGATCGTGGTGGCAGGGCTGAGATAG aattttggaaatttttacaAATACAAGACGAGTGCAGATGCCAGTGGCTCAAGGCGATACAGGAAGCGCAACGACTGCAACGCGAGCTTGATTCTGCAACGCGGGGCATGTCGAAGCTGGAGATGAATCTTTTTCGTGTGCGCCAACTTCACGAAAAAGAAAGCAAGGCACGAAAGCATGCGGAATACAAACGGAAATCAATG GAAAAAAAGTTGGCCGCACTTTGCGCATGTGTTAAACAGGATCCTAATATCAACGGTGATATTGTGGAGCAACTAGCTTCTATGAGTATTATACCCAGCCAACGCTCATCTGCTCATAGTCAACAAGATATCAACGATCTGAATTCCACGCGCTCATTTTTGTCGGACTTCTTATTGACCCAGTCGGAGGATGAATTTTCTGTTAAAATGAATCGATTATCGGCGGCGATAAGTGCTGCGACTGGTATGAATGGGGACAGCAATAATGATTCAGACAGGGGAAGTGTCGTTACAGTTGTTAATCTCGGCAATATGAGAAACTCCGGGTCCTCATCTGGGTCAACGAGCGATCTACAGAACAATGAACAAATATTAGCGAAATCGAATACTCATAAATTTGTGTCACCACAACGAACCCCAAAAGTGATGTTTGCACCTGTGTCAGTACATAAGCGAGAGGTTTTCTCGAGCGATTCTGATTCAAGGGAGGATGAATCGCCAGAGTCTTCAAGAGAAAG aATCAATCGAAGGCTTCCTAAGAGACGATTGATAAACTTATTTACCCAAGCTCAGACGGATTCTAATTCTGAATCAGCCACAATAAGTCCTGTTTTGGAAAGAAAACATAACTTCATGCGGAAAACATTTTTCAGACCAAATACGTGTGCAAACTGTCACGAAAG ATTCCGCTTCAATATTCACGGTATGCGCTGCCGAGACTGCAAAGCGGTTGTCCACGCGGGTTGCGCGGAACAATTGTCAACTCTTTGCGTTCCGTATAACAGGGCTTATCAACTAGGTGAATTATCTCATTATACACCGACCATTGCCCCAATGATTCCACCACTGATTGTTCATTGCGTCAACGAGATCGAAATGAGAGGGTTGAACGAGGTGGGCATCTATCGGGTCCCCGGCTCGGATCTCGGAATTCGCATGCTGAAGGAACAGTTTCTGTTCGGCGAAACCTTACCCGACCTAAGCACTGTGGATATAAATGTGCTCTGTGGCTGTGTGAAGGACTTTCTGCGTTCGCTGTCCGACCCGCTGATACCACTGGTTGTTTTGAGGGATTTCTCCAACGCCGTTCAAACGATGCCCATAAGCATGAAGCGGAGGGCACTATCTAGTGCAATTGAAAGGCTACCTCAGCCCAATCGGGATACATTAGCCTTTCTAATGTTACATCTCCAGAGAATTATCGGCTGTAAAGAAATCAAGATGACACGGGAGAACCTTGCTCGAGTTTTCGCGCCCACAATCGTAGGTTATTCAAGTGAGAAGCTTGATGGGCACGCCATCTTCGCGGAAACCCTCATTCAATTTAAC atcCTCGACAATTTGCTGAAATTTCCATGCGATTACTGGATGCAGTATATGAACATTGAGCTCGAAATCGAGCGTTGA